The genomic interval GGTCAACCCGTTCATCAACCAGGCTTCCGTTTTGCCCGTTTGTCTGTTGTACCAGAACAGATCCATCTTGCCGTTGCCATCAAAGTCGCCTATTCCCTCAAAAGTCCAGCCATTTTGAGCTGACCTACTACCGTAATCGGCGATCGCGATCGCATTCGCCCCCTTCACATACCGAATCTGGGTGCCGCCCGTTTGAGCGTTATACAAAAACAAATCGGCTTTGCCATCCCCGTTGAAATCGCCCAGGCCCTGCATTGACCATCCAGAGCCAGGGGAGATTGTGCCCAAAGAGGCTCCTGTGGCAGCCTGATTGCCATTCATCAACCAGGCTACTGTGCTGTCAGTGACCGTGTTATGCCAGAGCACATCCGTTTTGCCATCTCCATTCAAGTCACTAAAGCCTTGCAGCTTCCAACCCGATGTGGGCGAAACGCTACTGTAATGGACAATCGTCGGAGCTTTGCTGCCATTCATGAGCCATGCTGTCGTTTTGCCGCCGTTTTGGTCGTTGTACCAGAACAGATCGGTTTTGCCGTCCCCATTGAAATCCCCCAATCCTTTAAATTTCCACCCTGCCTGAGGGGACATCGAATCATGGGCGATCGCAGTGGGGGAATTGCTGCCGTCCATGAACCAGGTTGCCGTCTTGCCCGTGTAGAAGTTGTACCAGAACAGATCGGTTTTACCATCCCCGTTGAAGTCGCCCAATCCTTGTAGCCCCCACCCAGATGAGGGCGAAACCTTGCCGTAGTGCACAACCGTCGGAGATCCCTTCTGATTCATCAACCAGGCTCTGGTCTCACCCGTCTGATTGTTGTACCAGAACAGATCCGCTCTGCCATCCCCGTTCAAATCAACCCTCTGAGAATTACCTGCCGACAGGTTGGAACTGGAGCGGTTCAGATTTTGAAGCGGTTCACTAAAAACATTGGCATCCTTTGATTGAAGCAGCGCCGTGCTGTTTGCGGAAGAGTGAATTGCTGAAGCAGTGGCTGTCAAAAAATTGTTTTGGGGGCTAGTGGAAAACTGCATAACCTGAATCCTGTAGGGGGCTTAAGTTGTATAAGGATTACTTCACTCTCAACTTGAGATAATCAGGACTCAAATTGTGATCTTGCGAGTTTCCACCGATGAGAATATCCTCCGATTTGAGTGATAAAAATCACTTTCAAATTAAAAAAATAGCCATAGAACAATTGCTTTGCCCCGGAGAAGCGTTTAGCCAGGAACCTTTCTCTCAATCCAGATCGGATCGCTATATAATCAATGACTTAAATGAATTAGGGCAGCCCTGCACAAGCCGCTGTCCAGTCATCAGCTAGCGACAACGCTATTTTTAGGGTGCATCCATCAGTGAACGTGTATGAGGGGAAACCTTCAACTTTGATCTGAGGAGATGCAATGAACCGTCCTTTAAGGGGAGTAGCAACCCTCACCTCTACAGCGATATTTCTTGGATCGCAGGCATCATTTCTGTTCCGACCAGCCCAGGCTCAAATTTTTGAGGGCTTTACGGGATGTCCAGCGGGAACACGGGAAGGACCAGCTAATTTTGTCGCAAATGGGAATTTCACTGCCTCCCCAGGTGTGATCAATGCCCCCCTGCCTCCTGGCAATCCGGCTGGGTTTACCAGTACCCTGCCCTACCGCAGCGATCGCGTTTATCCCAGTGATAGCCCCCCGCCACCCACACCGTTGGGCGGACTTTCTATCCAAACGGGTGCCATCAATTACTTTAATGGCATCGTGATTGGCCAGCCTTTCCCTGGAGATGCCGCCAATGGGGTAGGGGCTTCCAACACCTATCTCTACTCCAACCCCAATGCCTCCGCTACAACCCCCCGGATAGCAAATTCTGCCTTCCCCAACCCCATCATCTGGCGACAAGTCATTTCAGGTTTAACACCCAATACAACCTATAACTTCACTGCCTACTTCTACAATTTGCTTGCGCCCAGTGCTGCGGGTAACCCCCCCGTGATTCGATGTCTGGCGGGTCCCCCAGGGGGTGCCAATAATTCATTTGTGCCTGCCCTCCCTGGTCGTCCTGTTACGGTTCGCCAGCAATGGACACGGGTTCAAGGTTTGTTTAGAACCTCTCCTGGACAAACCGCGTTGGAACTCCGAATTGAGGATAGTGCCAACACCATTTTTGGCGATGATTTTGGCATGACAGCGATCGGGTTTAGAGAATGCATCCCACTTTTGCAAATTACTAAGCGTGCCGAAACTCCCCTCAGTAACCCTAATGGAACCTTTACAATTCCCTATACGGTAGAGGTGCGTAACACCGCCCCTGCGGGTAATAGTCAGTTTGATCTAATCAATTTCCGGCTGACTGATAACTTGGCCCAGGCATTTGCCGGGGCAACCATTAACTCAGTCACCAATATCCAGAGTCAAAGTCTGACGGTTAACCCCAGCTTTAATGGCAGTAGCGACCAAAACCTCCTGCAAGGGACAGATACACTTTTAGCAGGAACAACAGCGACCGTTAGCTTTAGCGTCACCATTACGCCAGGCAGTGGTGCTAACAGCCGGGGACCGTTTAACAACACCAGCGTTGCCAATGCAAGCAGCCGGGGAGGAACACCCGTAAATGGCAGCAGCCCTTCAGTTCAGGTGGTATTGACGGGTGGCGGTGGCGGTGGTGGAGACTCCACCCTGCGTCTGGTTAAACGCGTGACCAATGTGATTCGATCGGGAACCTCACTCAATACGATTAACTTTGGCACCTTTGTAGATGATCCAGGCACCGATGACAATGCACCCGGTTGGGCACAACTGCCCCAGGGCGCACCCGTCGGAGTGTTCACCATTGGCACCAATACCCCGTTAC from Kovacikia minuta CCNUW1 carries:
- a CDS encoding FG-GAP repeat domain-containing protein, whose protein sequence is MQFSTSPQNNFLTATASAIHSSANSTALLQSKDANVFSEPLQNLNRSSSNLSAGNSQRVDLNGDGRADLFWYNNQTGETRAWLMNQKGSPTVVHYGKVSPSSGWGLQGLGDFNGDGKTDLFWYNFYTGKTATWFMDGSNSPTAIAHDSMSPQAGWKFKGLGDFNGDGKTDLFWYNDQNGGKTTAWLMNGSKAPTIVHYSSVSPTSGWKLQGFSDLNGDGKTDVLWHNTVTDSTVAWLMNGNQAATGASLGTISPGSGWSMQGLGDFNGDGKADLFLYNAQTGGTQIRYVKGANAIAIADYGSRSAQNGWTFEGIGDFDGNGKMDLFWYNRQTGKTEAWLMNGLTDPTVSSRYQDISSYWDLQALGDFNGDGKTEVFWRNYGLSNAGTRIWSIGTNSKQSTASHPPEPTESGWQLISTNQMSGIAI
- a CDS encoding carbohydrate binding domain-containing protein; amino-acid sequence: MNRPLRGVATLTSTAIFLGSQASFLFRPAQAQIFEGFTGCPAGTREGPANFVANGNFTASPGVINAPLPPGNPAGFTSTLPYRSDRVYPSDSPPPPTPLGGLSIQTGAINYFNGIVIGQPFPGDAANGVGASNTYLYSNPNASATTPRIANSAFPNPIIWRQVISGLTPNTTYNFTAYFYNLLAPSAAGNPPVIRCLAGPPGGANNSFVPALPGRPVTVRQQWTRVQGLFRTSPGQTALELRIEDSANTIFGDDFGMTAIGFRECIPLLQITKRAETPLSNPNGTFTIPYTVEVRNTAPAGNSQFDLINFRLTDNLAQAFAGATINSVTNIQSQSLTVNPSFNGSSDQNLLQGTDTLLAGTTATVSFSVTITPGSGANSRGPFNNTSVANASSRGGTPVNGSSPSVQVVLTGGGGGGGDSTLRLVKRVTNVIRSGTSLNTINFGTFVDDPGTDDNAPGWAQLPQGAPVGVFTIGTNTPLQSGDQVEYTIYYLAEGGGTAIAVNLCDAIPPGTEFIANSIQVQRGSSAPTPSGNFFPPLAPLPSNNPCENQTNLNGSILFDVGDVPTTPGGNIGFARFRVRVE